In Panacibacter ginsenosidivorans, the following proteins share a genomic window:
- a CDS encoding geranylgeranylglyceryl/heptaprenylglyceryl phosphate synthase has protein sequence MKQTIYNQLTEKKRTGRRSFTVLIDPDKVDGTKIDQLVSLSIDAKVDYFFVGGSLVISNYLDQCIQHIKSACNIPVILFPGAPSQVSKYADALLYLSLISGRNPELLIGQHVISAPFVKQSGLEIMPTGYMVIDGGAPTTVSYISNASPIPSDKNEIAMCTAMAGEMLGMKLIYMDSGSGAKRSVTETMIEKVATHIEAPLIVGGGISDPEKAYRNCKSGADIIVVGNAIEKDTSLIKEMSNAVHSVPVLI, from the coding sequence ATGAAGCAAACGATATATAATCAGTTAACCGAGAAAAAAAGAACAGGACGAAGGTCATTTACGGTGCTGATCGATCCCGATAAAGTTGACGGAACTAAAATTGACCAGCTGGTATCTTTGTCTATTGATGCCAAAGTCGATTACTTTTTTGTGGGTGGCAGTCTCGTTATTTCTAATTATCTCGACCAATGCATTCAACACATAAAGTCAGCCTGCAATATTCCCGTAATTCTTTTTCCGGGCGCACCTTCGCAGGTAAGTAAATATGCAGATGCTTTATTGTATCTTTCGCTTATCTCCGGACGCAACCCGGAATTGCTTATTGGTCAGCATGTAATAAGTGCGCCGTTTGTAAAGCAAAGTGGTCTTGAAATTATGCCAACCGGTTATATGGTAATTGATGGCGGCGCACCAACTACGGTGTCTTACATTTCCAATGCATCTCCTATACCTTCTGATAAAAATGAGATTGCCATGTGTACGGCTATGGCCGGTGAAATGCTTGGCATGAAATTAATTTACATGGATTCCGGCAGCGGTGCCAAAAGGTCCGTAACCGAAACCATGATAGAAAAAGTGGCTACCCATATAGAAGCTCCGCTAATCGTTGGTGGTGGCATTTCTGATCCAGAAAAGGCATACCGCAACTGCAAATCAGGTGCAGATATTATTGTAGTTGGCAATGCTATAGAAAAAGATACTTCGCTCATAAAAGAAATGAGTAATGCTGTGCATTCTGTTCCAGTCCTGATATAA
- the deoC gene encoding deoxyribose-phosphate aldolase, translated as MQLNRYIDHTILKPTTLVTDIEQLCSEAKQYDFAAVCVPPPFVQKAKQLLEGSDTKTATVIGFPFGYSAIEAKIAEILLAMVDGADELDMVINLIALKNNDWQYLANEINHIMPVVKQKNKIIKIIIESGVLTNDEIIKCCDLYGAAGIDYLKTSTGYAEKGASADAVQLMRKHLPDHVKIKASGGIRTYDFARQLVDAGAERLGCSAGVAIMQQTVNTDAVY; from the coding sequence ATGCAACTCAACAGGTATATAGATCACACTATTTTAAAACCAACAACATTGGTAACCGATATTGAGCAATTGTGCAGCGAAGCAAAACAATATGATTTTGCTGCAGTTTGCGTGCCCCCACCTTTTGTGCAAAAAGCTAAACAGTTACTCGAAGGTTCAGATACAAAAACGGCAACAGTGATTGGCTTTCCATTTGGCTATTCAGCAATAGAAGCCAAGATAGCAGAGATTTTGCTGGCCATGGTTGATGGTGCAGATGAATTGGATATGGTCATCAACCTTATTGCACTAAAAAATAACGACTGGCAATATCTTGCAAATGAGATCAATCATATAATGCCGGTAGTAAAGCAAAAAAATAAAATAATCAAGATCATTATAGAATCCGGAGTACTCACAAATGACGAGATCATAAAGTGTTGTGATCTGTATGGCGCAGCAGGAATTGATTATTTGAAGACCTCAACAGGTTACGCAGAAAAAGGCGCTTCAGCAGATGCCGTTCAACTAATGAGGAAACATTTACCTGATCATGTAAAGATCAAGGCATCCGGCGGTATACGCACATACGATTTTGCCAGGCAATTAGTAGATGCAGGTGCCGAAAGATTGGGTTGCAGTGCAGGCGTTGCTATCATGCAGCAAACTGTTAATACTGATGCGGTGTATTAA
- a CDS encoding SPOR domain-containing protein, with protein sequence MTRIVLLIYILTFCTGFLYANDTVIVHKDARLDILSTKQAAVNKLTSKMTSNGQYKGFRLQVLNSRSRDDAFKIKAQLLQLFPDQKTYVLFQSPYFKVRIGNFIEKSEALSFKNQLAKKYPQNAYVVEDIIEYTPEDDEDPVAN encoded by the coding sequence ATGACTCGAATAGTATTGCTTATTTACATACTTACTTTTTGCACTGGCTTTTTATATGCCAATGATACAGTTATTGTTCATAAAGATGCAAGACTTGATATTTTAAGTACTAAACAGGCTGCGGTAAATAAGCTCACCTCAAAGATGACCAGTAACGGTCAATATAAAGGATTTAGATTACAGGTATTGAATAGCCGTAGCAGAGACGATGCTTTTAAAATAAAAGCTCAACTATTGCAATTGTTTCCCGATCAAAAAACTTATGTACTATTTCAATCACCTTATTTCAAGGTTAGGATAGGCAATTTTATAGAGAAGTCGGAAGCCCTCTCATTCAAGAACCAATTGGCAAAAAAGTATCCGCAAAATGCTTATGTTGTGGAAGATATAATAGAATATACCCCGGAGGATGATGAAGATCCGGTGGCTAATTAA
- a CDS encoding M20 metallopeptidase family protein, translating to MLKEKIKALASDYNASFIAIRHHLHAHPELSYQEFQTSLFVKQKLTEFGIPFKVLAVTGVVGLIEGKNPESRIIALRADMDALPIKEENEVSYTSLNAGVMHACGHDVHTTCLLGAAKILNELKDEWEGTVKLIFQPGEERNPGGASIMIAEGVLENPKPFGIAALHVNPALETGNLSFRSGRVMASADEIYITIKSKGGHAAAPHLTADTILIASSIIVNLQQIISRNNNPFSPSVLSICSFQGGNTTNVIPSEVKLMGTFRAMDETWRFKAHELIKQEVLGIATAMGAEATIHIDVGYPTVDNDESLTNAAKALASVYLGASFVSETEMRMGAEDFGYYTQRIPGCFFRLGVRNEEMGIIHNVHTPKFNIDENAIATGVGIMAWLGATLNF from the coding sequence ATGCTGAAAGAGAAAATAAAAGCACTTGCCTCTGATTATAACGCCTCTTTTATTGCTATCAGGCATCACCTGCACGCTCACCCTGAATTAAGCTACCAGGAGTTTCAAACATCGCTGTTTGTAAAACAAAAACTTACTGAGTTTGGTATCCCGTTTAAAGTGCTGGCTGTAACCGGCGTAGTTGGATTGATCGAAGGGAAAAACCCGGAAAGCCGGATAATAGCATTACGAGCCGACATGGATGCACTACCCATTAAAGAAGAAAATGAAGTATCTTATACGTCATTGAATGCAGGCGTTATGCACGCTTGTGGTCATGATGTACACACCACTTGTTTATTAGGAGCTGCAAAAATTCTGAATGAATTGAAAGATGAATGGGAGGGCACTGTAAAACTGATCTTTCAGCCTGGCGAAGAAAGAAATCCCGGCGGCGCCAGTATTATGATCGCAGAGGGGGTTTTGGAAAATCCTAAACCTTTTGGTATAGCCGCATTACATGTAAACCCTGCGCTGGAAACTGGCAACCTTAGTTTTCGATCGGGCCGGGTAATGGCAAGTGCCGATGAAATTTATATTACCATTAAAAGTAAGGGTGGTCATGCTGCGGCTCCTCATTTAACAGCCGATACGATCCTGATTGCTTCAAGTATTATAGTAAATCTGCAACAGATTATCAGCCGGAACAATAATCCCTTTTCTCCATCCGTGTTATCTATCTGTTCATTCCAGGGTGGAAATACAACAAATGTAATTCCCAGTGAGGTTAAACTGATGGGCACTTTCAGAGCGATGGATGAAACATGGCGATTTAAAGCACATGAACTTATAAAGCAGGAAGTGCTTGGTATCGCAACAGCAATGGGTGCAGAAGCAACTATTCATATTGATGTAGGTTATCCAACTGTTGATAATGATGAATCACTTACCAACGCTGCAAAAGCATTGGCATCAGTATATTTGGGCGCTTCATTTGTCTCAGAAACTGAGATGCGTATGGGAGCAGAAGATTTTGGATATTATACGCAAAGAATTCCGGGGTGCTTCTTTCGTCTTGGTGTGCGCAATGAAGAAATGGGTATTATTCATAATGTGCATACGCCTAAATTCAATATTGATGAGAATGCTATTGCGACAGGAGTGGGTATAATGGCATGGTTAGGAGCAACGTTAAACTTTTAA
- a CDS encoding tetratricopeptide repeat-containing sensor histidine kinase, with the protein MNVIYIKVRLLKLCFLLVWALAFPCFLHAQQKAIDSIAALLQQHTTEDSVKVDLLKTLSSYYQAVNLSKSEYYALQALQTAEKIKDNNAICQSLSQLGSVYSWQRASAKALNTYFREREIAIKMKDEYWQQDANLGIGYVYELENDWDKALTYTMKALPYAEKSDEPFVKAFAYTNLGSEYLGVKNIDKAEYYLKLASKLYFDNDYIDQYANNEINLAKVFVATKQYDSAKFHFNNADSIFTILDEPYQVADVCQQIGDMYVQLGNFKQAKQYYDRTIENYNKNDVAEADYALAVMGLGVVALSEKKYDTASSIFHKEFSKVKAANIVEQQLHYLKYMAKVDSVKGNYLEAYQHMQEYTNLNDSFNNEERAKAAQRMIVEFEVQKKDKENEQLKIQNGLERQRVIIVGIMGIILFIVGIFLASMYRQKIIALDSLKEQQATTEAKNKELAVINAIRDKLLSMIAHDVRAPLTSLQNTLYLTREKIINEEEFAYLSQILDNDIRHLISMLDNTLLWAREQIHVLNIDKVKFNLHHLSEDVLGLYNQSVKDKGLEVSNEIPPELEVVSDREIIHTVFRNLISNAIKFTPPGKKISLHAYPMPGEVMVHIQDEGSGISYGILEKISRKEFISTRGTNNEKGTGLGLMFSYDLLAKLNESLTIKTEPDEGTTVIFSITPPEEPKTV; encoded by the coding sequence ATGAATGTTATTTACATAAAAGTCAGGCTTCTAAAATTATGTTTTTTGCTGGTGTGGGCTTTGGCCTTCCCCTGTTTTTTGCATGCGCAGCAAAAGGCAATTGATAGTATCGCAGCACTCTTACAACAACATACCACAGAAGACTCTGTAAAAGTTGATCTTTTAAAAACACTTTCATCTTACTACCAGGCAGTGAATCTTAGCAAATCAGAATATTATGCTTTGCAAGCGCTGCAAACTGCAGAAAAAATAAAGGATAACAATGCCATCTGTCAATCATTATCTCAATTAGGCAGCGTATATTCCTGGCAGCGGGCATCAGCAAAAGCGCTTAATACTTATTTCAGGGAAAGGGAAATAGCTATAAAGATGAAAGATGAATATTGGCAGCAGGATGCTAATCTCGGGATCGGTTATGTATATGAACTTGAAAATGATTGGGACAAAGCATTAACCTATACAATGAAAGCATTGCCTTATGCTGAAAAATCTGATGAACCTTTTGTAAAAGCATTTGCATATACCAATCTTGGTTCTGAATACCTGGGTGTTAAAAATATCGACAAAGCGGAGTATTATTTGAAACTGGCCAGTAAATTATACTTTGACAATGATTACATAGATCAATATGCGAATAACGAAATAAATCTCGCTAAAGTTTTTGTAGCTACCAAACAATACGATTCTGCAAAATTTCACTTTAATAATGCTGACTCTATTTTCACAATATTAGATGAGCCTTACCAGGTGGCAGATGTATGTCAGCAAATAGGGGATATGTATGTGCAGCTTGGTAATTTTAAACAGGCAAAACAATATTATGACCGTACCATTGAAAATTATAATAAGAATGATGTAGCTGAAGCCGACTATGCGCTTGCAGTTATGGGTCTTGGTGTAGTGGCTTTATCAGAAAAAAAATATGATACTGCATCCAGTATCTTTCACAAAGAATTTTCAAAAGTTAAAGCAGCTAATATTGTAGAACAGCAATTGCATTATCTCAAATATATGGCAAAGGTAGATTCGGTTAAAGGCAATTACCTGGAGGCATATCAGCACATGCAGGAATATACAAACCTTAATGACAGCTTTAATAACGAGGAAAGGGCAAAGGCAGCGCAGCGCATGATTGTCGAGTTCGAAGTACAGAAAAAAGATAAAGAAAATGAACAGCTGAAAATTCAGAATGGATTGGAAAGACAGCGGGTTATAATCGTTGGTATAATGGGTATCATCCTGTTTATTGTGGGTATTTTTCTTGCATCTATGTACAGGCAAAAAATAATTGCGCTTGACTCGTTAAAAGAACAACAGGCTACCACTGAAGCAAAAAATAAAGAGCTTGCTGTAATTAATGCCATACGAGATAAGCTTCTCTCTATGATTGCACATGACGTACGTGCCCCGCTTACTTCACTGCAAAACACTTTATACCTTACACGTGAAAAGATCATCAATGAAGAAGAATTCGCTTATTTAAGCCAGATACTCGATAATGATATCCGCCATCTTATAAGCATGCTCGATAATACTTTGCTTTGGGCAAGAGAACAGATTCATGTATTGAACATAGACAAAGTAAAATTCAACCTGCATCATCTTTCAGAAGATGTGCTGGGCTTGTATAACCAATCGGTAAAAGATAAAGGCCTTGAAGTAAGCAATGAAATTCCTCCTGAACTTGAAGTAGTATCAGATCGTGAGATCATTCATACAGTATTCCGCAATCTTATTTCAAACGCTATTAAATTTACGCCTCCCGGAAAAAAGATATCTCTGCATGCCTATCCAATGCCAGGTGAAGTGATGGTGCATATACAAGATGAAGGCTCAGGCATTTCTTATGGCATCCTTGAAAAAATCAGCAGGAAAGAATTTATTTCTACACGCGGTACTAATAATGAAAAAGGAACCGGTTTAGGTTTAATGTTCAGTTACGATCTGCTGGCAAAACTCAATGAAAGCCTTACCATTAAAACAGAGCCCGATGAAGGTACAACCGTCATCTTCTCTATCACACCGCCGGAAGAGCCAAAGACTGTTTAG
- a CDS encoding NADP-dependent malic enzyme: MQKDLRKEQALEYHSTGRPGKIEVVPTKEAKTQRDLSLAYSPGVAEPCKEIFKDKEDVYKYTAKGNLVAVITNGTAVLGLGDIGPEASKPVMEGKGVLFKIFADIDVFDIEINENDPEKFVQIVKALEPTFGGINLEDIKAPECFYIEKKLREELHIPVMHDDQHGTAIISSAALLNALEVQKKKIDKVHFVVSGAGAAAMACVQLYVALGAKYENFTMFDKDGVIHRGRTDLDETKIKFAVTKDDITLDKAMKDADVFLGLSVGNILSQDMVKSMAKNPIVFAMANPDPEIGYEDAVAARKDIVMATGRSDYPNQVNNVLGFPYIFRGALDVRASQINEAMKLAAVRALADMAKTAVPDIVNLAYNQKNMVFGAEYIIPKPLDPRLLASIAPAVAKAAIESGVAKNPITDWEKYVVDLNKRLGLDNQVMRAVGSKARRDPRRIVFVEADNQKILKAASIIYDDGIAYPILLGDELKIRKIADENQIDLSDIPIIDPKSDEMEEKRNFYAELFFKKRQRKGFNYYESKKMMRDRTYYGCMMVETGDADAMISGLTRNYVDAIKPALQIIGTEEGVKKIAGMYLLLTKKGPLFLADTTVNFNPTAEELADITIMVAREVRNFNIVPRIAMLSYSNFGSSDSPEARLVAEATKIVKQRNPSLIVDGEMQAWVPFNKEILKDNFPFSDLVDEDVNVLIFPNLTAGNIAYNLLKEVGGADAIGPILLGIKKPVHVLQLGSSVRSIINMANIAVVDAQIKCRINPEEVIQRSPWWKRLKKKKK, from the coding sequence ATGCAAAAAGATCTAAGAAAAGAACAGGCGCTGGAATATCACTCTACAGGAAGACCCGGAAAGATTGAAGTAGTGCCCACCAAAGAAGCCAAAACACAACGCGATCTTTCACTCGCATACAGCCCGGGTGTAGCAGAGCCCTGCAAAGAAATTTTTAAGGATAAAGAAGATGTTTATAAATACACAGCTAAAGGAAATCTTGTTGCTGTAATAACCAATGGTACCGCGGTTTTAGGTCTTGGTGATATCGGCCCTGAAGCAAGCAAACCTGTAATGGAAGGCAAAGGTGTATTATTCAAAATATTTGCAGATATAGATGTATTTGATATAGAGATAAATGAAAACGATCCGGAAAAATTTGTGCAGATTGTAAAGGCTTTAGAGCCAACATTCGGTGGCATCAATCTCGAAGACATTAAAGCGCCTGAATGTTTTTACATAGAAAAAAAGTTGCGGGAAGAATTACATATTCCTGTAATGCATGATGACCAGCATGGAACTGCCATCATTAGCTCTGCTGCATTACTTAATGCGCTTGAAGTACAAAAAAAGAAAATTGATAAAGTACATTTTGTAGTTAGCGGTGCAGGCGCTGCAGCAATGGCATGTGTACAATTGTATGTTGCGCTTGGTGCGAAGTATGAAAATTTTACGATGTTTGATAAAGATGGTGTGATACACAGAGGTCGCACCGATCTTGATGAAACAAAAATAAAATTCGCTGTTACAAAAGATGATATCACACTTGATAAAGCCATGAAAGACGCAGATGTTTTTCTTGGTTTAAGTGTTGGTAATATTCTTTCTCAGGATATGGTAAAAAGCATGGCGAAAAACCCTATTGTTTTTGCTATGGCAAACCCTGATCCTGAAATTGGTTATGAAGATGCGGTTGCTGCAAGAAAAGATATTGTTATGGCAACCGGCAGAAGCGATTATCCCAACCAGGTAAATAATGTGCTTGGGTTCCCTTATATCTTCCGAGGTGCATTGGATGTACGTGCAAGTCAAATTAATGAAGCTATGAAACTTGCTGCTGTAAGGGCTTTGGCAGATATGGCCAAAACTGCAGTGCCGGACATTGTTAACCTTGCCTACAATCAAAAGAACATGGTATTTGGCGCTGAGTATATTATTCCAAAACCACTTGACCCAAGATTGCTGGCAAGCATAGCACCTGCTGTTGCGAAAGCTGCTATTGAAAGTGGCGTTGCAAAAAACCCCATTACTGACTGGGAAAAGTACGTGGTTGATTTAAATAAGCGTCTGGGTCTTGATAACCAGGTTATGCGTGCCGTGGGCAGCAAAGCAAGACGTGATCCAAGACGCATTGTGTTTGTAGAAGCAGATAACCAGAAAATACTAAAAGCAGCCAGTATTATTTATGATGATGGTATTGCTTACCCTATTTTATTAGGAGATGAATTGAAAATAAGAAAGATCGCAGATGAAAATCAAATAGACCTTTCTGATATTCCTATTATCGATCCTAAGAGTGATGAGATGGAAGAGAAAAGAAATTTTTATGCTGAATTATTTTTTAAGAAACGTCAGCGTAAAGGCTTCAATTATTATGAAAGCAAGAAAATGATGCGTGACCGTACTTATTATGGCTGCATGATGGTGGAAACAGGTGATGCAGATGCAATGATCTCAGGGCTTACACGCAATTATGTAGATGCTATTAAACCTGCATTACAAATAATAGGCACAGAAGAAGGTGTAAAAAAAATTGCAGGTATGTATTTGTTGCTAACAAAGAAAGGTCCGTTGTTCTTGGCAGATACTACCGTAAACTTTAACCCAACAGCAGAAGAACTTGCAGACATAACTATTATGGTTGCAAGAGAAGTGCGCAACTTTAACATTGTGCCACGCATTGCCATGCTTAGCTATAGTAATTTCGGCAGCAGCGATTCCCCGGAAGCAAGGTTGGTGGCCGAAGCTACAAAGATTGTTAAGCAGCGAAACCCATCATTGATCGTTGATGGTGAAATGCAGGCATGGGTTCCTTTTAACAAAGAAATTCTAAAAGACAATTTCCCTTTTAGTGATCTTGTGGATGAAGATGTGAATGTGTTGATCTTCCCAAATCTTACTGCGGGTAATATTGCTTATAATCTGCTGAAAGAAGTTGGTGGTGCAGATGCTATTGGCCCGATATTGCTTGGTATAAAAAAACCGGTGCACGTACTGCAATTGGGAAGCAGTGTGCGCAGCATTATTAATATGGCTAATATTGCAGTAGTGGATGCACAGATAAAATGTCGTATAAATCCTGAAGAGGTAATTCAGCGTTCGCCGTGGTGGAAGCGGTTGAAGAAAAAGAAGAAATGA
- a CDS encoding MlaE family ABC transporter permease: MIGLFLNHLGRFLLMLKSMFTKPENFKMYWKEFMHQCVEIGVGSLPIVIIISLFLGAVTTVQTAYQLVSPLVPQSTIAQIVRDSVILELSPTVVSIVLAGVVGSKIASELGNMRTTEQIDALEIMGINTRSYLIAPKIVGALVVVPCLVVISAVLAIWGGRTAGDMSGILATEIFDNGLRQNLNTYNITFALYKAYTFAFIISSIPAYYGYHVKGGALEIGRASTTAVVVSCIMILFADYVLAALFL; the protein is encoded by the coding sequence GTGATAGGTTTATTTCTTAATCATCTTGGCAGGTTCCTACTCATGCTTAAAAGCATGTTTACCAAACCTGAAAATTTTAAAATGTATTGGAAAGAATTTATGCATCAATGTGTAGAGATTGGTGTAGGTTCTTTACCTATTGTTATTATCATTTCATTATTTCTTGGTGCGGTTACTACGGTGCAAACAGCGTATCAGCTGGTAAGCCCTTTGGTGCCGCAATCGACCATTGCACAAATAGTAAGAGACAGTGTGATACTCGAATTATCTCCAACCGTTGTAAGTATTGTACTGGCTGGTGTTGTGGGCAGTAAGATCGCCAGTGAGCTGGGCAATATGCGTACTACGGAACAGATAGATGCGCTGGAGATTATGGGTATCAATACACGCAGTTATCTTATTGCACCGAAGATCGTTGGTGCATTGGTAGTGGTGCCTTGTTTGGTTGTAATATCAGCTGTGCTTGCCATTTGGGGTGGACGTACCGCCGGCGATATGTCTGGCATACTTGCCACAGAAATTTTTGATAATGGTCTTCGTCAGAATCTTAATACTTATAATATTACGTTTGCTTTATACAAAGCTTATACGTTTGCTTTTATCATCAGCAGTATCCCTGCTTATTACGGCTATCATGTAAAAGGCGGTGCATTGGAGATTGGTCGTGCAAGTACAACAGCGGTCGTTGTAAGTTGTATTATGATACTGTTTGCAGATTATGTGCTTGCTGCTTTGTTCCTGTAA
- the proC gene encoding pyrroline-5-carboxylate reductase — MSKKIAIIGGGNLGTAIAEGLINSGFTKAEHIIVTKRNISTLASLEEKGILVSNNNTEAVQFADWIILAVKPFQVKEILQQLKPNLDAKRHALVSVITGIWIKDLQEIVGKDFTLFRAMPNTAIAIQESITCICKHNATDEQAKFVSDLFDQLGKTALIEEKLMDAATVLGACGTAYAMRYIRANIQGGIEIGFDAKTASLIAAQTVKGAAELLLIKHTHPEQEIDKVTTPKGCTIAGLNEMEHQGFSSSLIKGVITSYKKIISDM; from the coding sequence ATGAGCAAAAAAATAGCCATCATTGGCGGTGGCAATCTCGGCACAGCAATAGCTGAAGGATTAATAAACAGCGGCTTTACAAAAGCTGAACATATCATTGTTACCAAAAGAAATATCAGCACACTTGCATCACTTGAAGAAAAAGGTATATTAGTTAGCAACAATAATACTGAAGCGGTGCAGTTTGCAGACTGGATAATACTTGCAGTAAAACCCTTCCAGGTAAAAGAAATCTTACAACAATTAAAACCAAACCTTGATGCAAAGCGTCATGCATTAGTTAGCGTTATTACAGGTATCTGGATAAAAGACTTACAGGAAATAGTGGGTAAAGATTTTACTTTATTCCGCGCCATGCCAAATACAGCTATTGCCATACAGGAAAGTATTACCTGCATCTGCAAACACAATGCTACTGATGAACAGGCGAAATTTGTTTCCGATCTTTTTGACCAGCTTGGCAAAACTGCTTTAATCGAAGAGAAATTGATGGATGCAGCAACAGTACTTGGTGCATGCGGTACTGCTTATGCCATGCGTTATATCCGCGCAAACATACAGGGTGGAATTGAAATAGGTTTTGATGCAAAGACCGCCTCACTCATTGCAGCACAAACAGTAAAAGGTGCTGCAGAATTGTTGTTAATAAAACATACGCATCCGGAACAGGAAATTGATAAAGTAACTACGCCAAAAGGCTGCACCATTGCAGGTTTGAACGAAATGGAGCACCAGGGCTTCAGTTCATCGCTAATAAAAGGTGTGATAACAAGCTATAAGAAAATTATTAGTGATATGTAA
- the rfaD gene encoding ADP-glyceromanno-heptose 6-epimerase codes for MEKGYIVVTGAAGFIGSCMVQYLNEQGYTNLVIVDDFGVEEKRKNWEKKNYAHVVERYNLFDWLELHQPTVDIVIHLGARTDTTEFDYAIHQELNVEYSQNVWNYCTKHNVPLIYASSAATYGAGELGYNDDHDVVEKLKPLNPYGVSKNEFDKWALQQTVTPPSWTGLKFFNVYGPNEYHKARMASVIFHSFNQINKDGVVKLFKSHRSDFKDGEQLRDFVYVKDVVKVICWMMQSMVNGQWSIKLNGLFNLGTGTARSFYDLASSTFRGVDKEPNIVFVDMPLDIRDKYQYFTEANMNKLHNAGYTEPFYSLEAGVDDYVRNYLSAGKIW; via the coding sequence ATGGAAAAAGGTTATATCGTCGTTACCGGTGCAGCAGGTTTTATCGGCAGTTGCATGGTGCAATATTTAAATGAACAAGGTTATACCAATCTTGTAATTGTTGATGATTTTGGTGTAGAAGAAAAAAGAAAGAACTGGGAAAAGAAAAACTATGCGCATGTTGTAGAGCGCTATAATTTATTTGACTGGCTTGAATTACATCAACCAACAGTTGATATTGTTATTCACCTTGGCGCAAGAACAGATACTACAGAATTTGATTATGCTATTCACCAGGAGTTGAATGTTGAGTATTCGCAAAATGTATGGAACTATTGCACCAAACATAATGTACCATTGATCTACGCCTCATCTGCTGCAACATACGGCGCAGGAGAATTAGGATATAATGACGATCATGATGTGGTTGAAAAATTAAAACCGCTCAATCCATACGGCGTTAGCAAAAATGAATTTGACAAATGGGCACTACAACAAACAGTAACACCACCATCCTGGACCGGGTTAAAGTTTTTCAATGTGTACGGACCAAATGAATATCATAAAGCCCGAATGGCAAGTGTGATCTTTCATTCATTCAATCAAATCAATAAGGATGGTGTAGTAAAGTTATTTAAAAGCCATCGTTCCGATTTTAAAGACGGGGAGCAACTTAGAGACTTCGTTTATGTGAAGGACGTAGTAAAAGTTATTTGCTGGATGATGCAATCAATGGTCAATGGTCAATGGTCAATAAAACTGAATGGCTTGTTTAATCTCGGTACCGGCACAGCACGCAGTTTCTATGATCTTGCATCTTCAACATTTCGTGGAGTAGACAAAGAACCAAATATCGTTTTCGTTGATATGCCTTTAGATATTCGGGATAAATACCAATACTTCACAGAAGCAAATATGAACAAACTGCACAACGCAGGTTATACAGAACCATTTTATTCGCTTGAAGCAGGCGTTGATGATTATGTGCGTAATTATTTAAGTGCAGGAAAGATTTGGTAA